Sequence from the Herbaspirillum sp. meg3 genome:
TACACCGGGATGTCGTATGTAGAGACGTATCTGTTTGATGCGGGCGTTCGCCACCCGGCCAGCGCCGTCGCTGTAGGCCCGGGGCAAATGGGCGCCCCCGTTCAAGGGAAGGCGATCATGGCGCATCGTGAGCGTCATGACACGCTGCACACTTATGCAATGCTTGCCAGGCCGCTGGATTGGTTTGCAGACATCGACTTCGCCGACAAAGCCAAAGCAAGCGCGCGTATCGCCGAGGAGTTCGATAGCTGGGCGCCTGAGCTGACCGCGTTGATCACAGACAGCGACACGATTCCGATATGGCGTCCGCTTCACGCGCTTCCTCATGAACATCGCTGGCAACGGGTGCCGGGGGTGAGCCTGATCGGCGACGCCGCCCACCTCAGCATCCCTAACGGCGAGGGTGCCAATCTCGCGCTGTACGACGGTGCCGAACTCGCCAAGGCCATCGCCTCACATGCCGATGATCTGGAGGCTGGACTTCATCAATTTGAGCAAGCCATGTTTGAGCGAAGCGCAAAGGTCGCAGCGGAAGGTGAAAAATTCTATGAGCTGCTTGCTGGTGAAGATCCTGCACGGGGCATGATCAACATGTTCCAAGATGGCGCGACGTCATAGTACTGCCCCGAAAGTGAGGGGCAGTTACGGGATGCCGCCTTGCTTGGCCGCAATCGGTCGCCGGTTGCGGACAGGCGGCATTCGTAGTTCTGCCTGTTGATTTGTACGTGGATTTGCCCCACGTTTGCAACGAGTGATGACTTTACCTGGTAATTCAAGATCTCTATGAGACTTGGCGCTTCAAGCGAAATAGTGGCGCAACGAATAGTGCAAAACAGGGTCAATCAGAGCTGCAAATCAACATACTCCTAGAGCGCCAACGCATTCACCACTGCCTCTGGCATCGATGGACGGCCGTTGAAAAGGCAAGTCGCGACAAACGTAGCCTCTGCATAGGTGACGCCGTCAACTTTAATCTCTTGAACGAAATTGACACGATTGCGTTTTTCGTTTTTTTCAAGCTGACAAGTAACCTCTAATCGATCGTCCTTCTTGAGGCTTTTTCGGAAGCGCAGAGAGTATTCAAGCACCATGTAGATTTTCCCCTGGGCGAACTCTGCTTCAATATCAATGCCCAGTGCTTCTTTCATGAACGCGTGCCTTGTCCACTCCATATAAAACGGATAATAGAGGCCGTCGACCACGCCCTGAAAATCGATATGTTTAGGATCAACTTCATAATTCTTTGAAAACATGTACGTATCCTCATTGATTGGCTAGGCTGGTAATACTACCTACGAAAGCTCAAATGCTGTTGTCTTGCATCGAAAATTGTCAGCGTTCATGACGCAATTTTTCTATGGGCATCACTCAGCACCTCCACGGGCGCCCCGGCATCAAGATGCCTCGGCACCACAAATTCGGTTATTGACAGTCAAAAATTGGCGGATAAGGAAGGCGTAATACCGATCGCCTCCACTTATTCGCTCAGCCAACGAAGATCACTGCGCCGGACGATTCGCATCAAGGACGGTGAGCGCCGCCATGTTGATGATGCGTCGCACGGTGGAGCTGGAGGTCAGGATATGCACCGGCGCGTTCACGCCGAGCAAAAACGGACCCACGGCGACGTTGCTGCCTGCTGCCGTCTTGAGCAGGTTGTAGGCAATATTGCCGGCATCGACGTTCGGGCAAACCAGCAGATTGGCGGAGCCTTTCAGTCGGGAGGTCGGCAGAATCTGCAAGCGCAACGCTTCATCCAACGCGCAATCGCCGTGCATTTCGCCATCGACTTCCAATGTGGGCGCACGCTCGGTAATGATTTCCAGGGCACGGCGCATCTTGCTGCCGGACGCGGAGCTCGCCGACCCGAAGTTGGAGCGGGAAAGCAGTGCTGCCTTGGGCACCAGGTTTAACCAGTTCATTTCGTCAGCGGCGGCAATGGTGAACTCGGCGATCTGTTCGGCAGTCGGGTCATCGTTGACGTGAGTGTCCACCAACGCCACGGTGCGCTGATCAAGCAGCAGGATGTTCATGGCGGCGTAGGTGTGCGCACCCGGTTTCTTGCCGATGACCTGGTCGACATAGCGAAGATGGTCGTGATACGCGCCGACGGTGCCGCAGATCATGCCGTCAGCATCGCCAAGGCGAACCATCATGGCACCAATCAGCGTGAGTCGGCGGCGCATTTCGACGCGTGCCATTTCCTTGGTGATACCTTCGCGGCACATCAAATCCCAATAGGTTGTCCAGTACTGGTGGAAGCGTTCGTCGTAGTCCGGGCTGGTGACTTCAACGTCTTGCCCCAGGCGAAGTCGCAAACCGAATTTTTGAATCCGTGCCAGCAAGACTTCGGGACGGCCGACCAGGATGGGGTGCGCCAGTTTTTCATCGACGATCACTTGTACGGCGCGCAGCACGCGTTCATCTTCGCCTTCGGTAAAGACAATGCGGGACTTGCCGCCGTCGCGCACGCGTTGCTTGGCTGCAGCGAACAACGGCTTCATGAACGCGCCAGAATGGTAGACAAATTGTTGCAGTTGCTCGACGTAAGCATCCAGATCGGCGATGGGGCGCGTGGCGACGCCACCTTCCATGGCTGCTTTGGCGACTGCCGGCGCGATGCGCACGATCAAGCGTGGGTCGAAAGGTTTTGGAATGAAGTACTCGGGGCCAAAGGACAAGTCGTAGCTGCCGTAGGCTGCTGCGACGACGTCGTTCTGCTCCTCTTCTGCCAGGCCTGCAATGGCGTAGACCGCGGCGATTTCCATTTCACGCGTGATGGTGGTGGCACCGACGTCGAGCGCACCGCGGAAGATATACGGGAAGCACAGCACGTTGTTGACCTGGTTTGGATAGTCCGAGCGGCCGGTCGCCATCACGATGTCGTCGCGGACCGACAGTGCGACCTCGGGCAGGATTTCCGGTGTCGGATTGGCCAGCGCAAGAATCAGCGGACGCGCAGCCATGCTGGCGACCATTTCTTTTTTCAGCACGTTGCCGGCGGATACGCCGAGGAACACGTCGGCGCCTTCAATCACCTGTGCCAGCGTGCGCAAATCGGTTTTGCGTGCATAGCGTTCCTTGTCGGGATCCATGAGCGTAGGACGTCCTTCGTAGACCACGCCTTCGATGTCGGTTACCCAGATATTTTCCAGCGGCAGGCCCAGATCCATCATGAGCTCCAGGCAACCTAAGGCAGCTGCGCCGGCACCGGACACGACGACTTTGACTTCGGCAATGTTCTTCTTGACGACC
This genomic interval carries:
- a CDS encoding NAD(P)/FAD-dependent oxidoreductase, producing the protein MNTPIAIIGAGLGGLTLARVLHLHGIPSTVYEAEPSAESRAQGGMLDIHDYNGQLALQDAGLLTQFQELILEGRQAMRILSPDGRLLFENPDDGTGGRPEVQRGELRQMLLDSLPAGTVQWNHKVAGVRSMGNGRHEVSFANGRTVATHLLVGADGAWSKVRPLLSAVMPQYTGMSYVETYLFDAGVRHPASAVAVGPGQMGAPVQGKAIMAHRERHDTLHTYAMLARPLDWFADIDFADKAKASARIAEEFDSWAPELTALITDSDTIPIWRPLHALPHEHRWQRVPGVSLIGDAAHLSIPNGEGANLALYDGAELAKAIASHADDLEAGLHQFEQAMFERSAKVAAEGEKFYELLAGEDPARGMINMFQDGATS
- a CDS encoding thioesterase family protein → MFSKNYEVDPKHIDFQGVVDGLYYPFYMEWTRHAFMKEALGIDIEAEFAQGKIYMVLEYSLRFRKSLKKDDRLEVTCQLEKNEKRNRVNFVQEIKVDGVTYAEATFVATCLFNGRPSMPEAVVNALAL
- a CDS encoding NADP-dependent malic enzyme, which produces MNTTDRQAALDYHQYPTPGKITVNASKPLVTQRDLTLAYTPGVAAACEEIVADPLNAYRYTARGNLVGVITNGSAVLGLGNIGALASKPVMEGKAVLFKKFAGIDVFDIEINETDPDKLVTIIAGLEATFGGINLEDIKAPECFTVERQLRDRMKIPVFHDDQHGTAITVSAAFINGLKVVKKNIAEVKVVVSGAGAAALGCLELMMDLGLPLENIWVTDIEGVVYEGRPTLMDPDKERYARKTDLRTLAQVIEGADVFLGVSAGNVLKKEMVASMAARPLILALANPTPEILPEVALSVRDDIVMATGRSDYPNQVNNVLCFPYIFRGALDVGATTITREMEIAAVYAIAGLAEEEQNDVVAAAYGSYDLSFGPEYFIPKPFDPRLIVRIAPAVAKAAMEGGVATRPIADLDAYVEQLQQFVYHSGAFMKPLFAAAKQRVRDGGKSRIVFTEGEDERVLRAVQVIVDEKLAHPILVGRPEVLLARIQKFGLRLRLGQDVEVTSPDYDERFHQYWTTYWDLMCREGITKEMARVEMRRRLTLIGAMMVRLGDADGMICGTVGAYHDHLRYVDQVIGKKPGAHTYAAMNILLLDQRTVALVDTHVNDDPTAEQIAEFTIAAADEMNWLNLVPKAALLSRSNFGSASSASGSKMRRALEIITERAPTLEVDGEMHGDCALDEALRLQILPTSRLKGSANLLVCPNVDAGNIAYNLLKTAAGSNVAVGPFLLGVNAPVHILTSSSTVRRIINMAALTVLDANRPAQ